The Sulfurospirillum diekertiae genomic sequence TGAACTGGGTACAATTTCGATTTATCACGACAAAGCAAAAATTCGTGCAGTGCTTGCGGCGTTGAAGGATTATACTGTTTCTCATCTTGCATTTGAAGAGAGTATGATGGAGGAGGCGGGGTATCGCAAACTAGAAGCGCATAAGCAGATTCATCTTTCGTTTATTGAGCGCATTAATTTCTTTAAAGAACGCTATGAAAACGGTGAAGATATTTCACAACAGTTGATGATGGATCTTCAAATGTGGCTTGTCAATCATATTCAACACGAAGATACAGACTATAAAGAGGCTGTTCAAGCGATGCTGCACAAAAGAGAAATTTCGCCTATGGAAGAGCATATTAAAGACGGATGGCTCGCAACACTTCGAGATAAATTTTTTAAATAGCGTTTGCGTTCACGGTTAAATTTTTAACACTCAAAACGTTTTACATGTAAAGCTAAAAAGATTCATTCTCTTAAGTTTTAACCTAATTTTAACTATGATGCTTTTCATAGAATGTTAAAAGGATTTCCCACGATTTCAAAGGAAGAACAGACTAGAATCACTACGGTTGTTGTCAGAGTTGCTGCAATGCTTCTTGAATACGGAGCAGAAAGCCGTTTGATAGAGCAACTTTCCTCTCGTTTGGGTGTAGCACTTGGGTGTACGTCTATTGAGATTTCGCTGATTCCCTCTGCTATTGTCCTCACAACACTCATTGGTGACTCTTCGGTTACGACCACAAGACGTGCGCATGAGCAACCGATTAATATGTCCATTGTGCATCAAATCGTCACGATCTGCATTGCAGCGGAGCAAAACCCTCGTGATATTATGATGGTGGAGACAAAGCTTGCCAACATTCATTCCAATCCGTATCCTGCATGGGTGATTATTCCGATGATTGGGCTTTCGTGTGCGGCATTTAGCCATTTACAAGGTGCGGATTGGGCGGGAGTTTGCATTACCTTTTTAGCCGCATCGGTGGGAATGATCGTACGCAGAGAACTCTCCTCTCGTAATTACTCTTTATTGATCGTTTTTGCATTTACAGCCTTTGTATGTACAATGATCGCCAGTCTCTCTTTTTACCATGGTCTTAGTAGCACCGGAAGTATTGTTCTCTCTTCCAGTGTGTTATTACTTGTTCCAGGTTTTCCCTATATCAACTCGATGCTAGATGCGTTCAAAGGCTATATCAGCATGGGGTGGGGGCGTTGGACGCAAGCAACGCTTTTGACGCTGATGTCATCGCTTGGTATCATGCTTGCCATGGGACTTTTGGATATTAAAGGATGGTAATGATACTTTGGGTGACACTTTTACTCAATTCTTTGTGGGCGGCGATTCCTGCTGTGGGCTTTGGGATGATTTTCAATGTTCCGCGCTCTGCGTTGCCATTGTGTGCAGTGGGTGGCGCTTTTACCTATGGTTTTAGAGAAGTATTGATGCACAACCATTTCTCCATCGAACTTTCAACCTTTATTGCCGCGACGGCGATTGGGATTATTGGTGTTTTCTGGTCACGTCGTTATGTGATGCCCAGACCCGTTTATACCGTCCCTTCCATCATTCCGATCATTCCCGGTACGTATGCGTATGAGATGATGATAAGTCTTGTTTCGATGAATTCCGATGGCGTGACCGATGCTTTGCTCTCTAGTTTTATCCAAAATGGCTTGCATGCAGTTAGTATTTTATTTGCGATTGCGTTTGGCTTGGTACTTCCTTCGATGTATTACACCAAGCGTCAGAAGCCAATTATTTAGCAGTTTTTGATGTTTACATGTAAAGTTTTTTAGACGCAAAAGACTTTACATGTAAAACGAAAAACGCTCCTCATTGCAAAGAGCGTTTTTGAGAATTTATTTATGCGTTAACACGCGTGTGGCATTCAGCACTGCAATGAGCGCAACACCGACATCGCCAAAGACCGCTTCCCACATCGTCGCAATTCCCATTGCGCCCATAATCAAAATAATGCCTTTAACCCCAAGTGCAAAGATGATATTTTGCCATACGATGGCATGGGTTTTATGCGCTATTTTAAGCGCGGTGGCGACTTTGCTGATCTCATCGGTCATGATGACAATGTCGGCTGCTTCAATCGCCGCATCTGAGCCAACACCACCCATGGCAATACCGATGTCAGAGCGTGCCAAAACAGGTGCGTCGTTAATGCCATCGCCGACAAAGACAGTTTTACCTTTACCATTTTTTCGTACCATCAGTTCTTCAAGTTTTTCAACTTTTTGGTGCGGTAACAGCTCGGCTTCTACATGTGCGATGCCTAACTCCTTGGCAACTTTATCGGCGGCTGCTTTATTATCGCCTGTGAGCATCACAATGTCTTTGATACCAAGTGCCTTAAGCGCTAAAATAGCTTGTTTGCTGTCCTCTTTGGGCTCATCGGCAATGGTGAGATAACCCGCGTGTACGCCATCAATGACGATATGCACAACGGTATCGGGCGTGTCAAGTGTCTCGTGTACAATGCCTTGCTCTTTAAGCAGTTTATCATTGCCTGCCAAAACGGTTTTGCCTTCTATCGTTGCTTTAACACCATAGCCTGCAAGCTCTTCATACTCGCTGACCATCGCTTCTAAAGGTTCGGTGTACGCGCGTTTGATGGAAAGGGCGATAGGGTGGTTTGAGTGCATTTCAGCCAGTGCCGCAAGACGTAAAACTTCCGCTTCACTGTGCCCTTGAAGTGCCGTGATGGACGTGACACTAAAAATGCCTTTGGTCAGCGTTCCTGTTTTGTCGAAAACGACCGTATCAACGCCATTGAGGGCTTCTAGAAAGTTGCCGCCTTTCACCAAGATGCCGTTTTTAGATGCACCGCCGATGCCGCCAAAAAAGCTCAGCGGTATGGAAACCACGAGTGCGCACGGGCAAGAGACAACCAAGAAAACAAGGGAGCGTCTAAACCAGTCGCTTAAAAGCGCGTCTTGCATCAACAGTGGAGGCAAAAAAGCAAGGAGGGCGGCGGAGATGACGACAAGCGGCGTGTAATACTTCGCAAATGTGGTAATAAACTGCTCTGTTTTGGCTTTTTTAGCACTGGCATTTTGTACAAGGTCTAAGATTTTAGAAACCGTAGACTCTGCAAAGAGTTTGGTCGTTTCAATGACGAGAACACCCGTTTTATTGATGGTGCCTGAGAGCACTTCGCTTCCCACTGCAACCTCTTTTGGCAGAGATTCTCCCGTTAAGGCTGAGGTGTCAAGCGTGGAGCGACCCTCGATGATAACGCCATCGAGTGGTATTTTCTCCCCAGGTCTGACGATGATGTGGCTGCCTAAAGCAACATCGCTTGGAGCTACTTTTTGCTCCCCCGTTTCACTTTGAAGGTTTGCAAAATCGGGGCGTATGTCCATCAGTTTCGTGATGGACTTGCGAGAGCGATCGACCGCTAAGTCTTGAAAAAATTCACCCACACGAAAGAAAAGCATCACCGCAACACCTTCAGGGTACTGACCGATGCTAAACGCTCCAACGGTTGCAAGTCCCATCAAAAAGTTTTCATCAAACACATGCCCTTTAAAAAGGTTGGTGACCGCCATGTAGAGGATTTCGCCACCCACTAAGAAAAAGCTGATCAAATACGTCCAAAACATCAAGGGATTGCTCTCATCCATCAAAACGGCGGAGATAAACAGCACCGCACCAATACAAAACGTGATGAACTGCCATGATTTGAACATTTCCATCAAACTGGAATCATCAAGTCCTTCGTGATGTTGGACGTGGTGATGTGCCTGTACATCGGGGACAATGGGCTGGCATCTACTGCAACAACTTCCCGTTGTCGCGTCGCAGGTTTGGGTGCTAGGAGCGGTCTCATGAAATTGCATACTCAAATCCTCGTGGTTCTAAAATGTGTTCTAAGCCTTGGTTGAAAATGGTTTTGATGTGTTCATCATCGAGTGAATAAAAGACGACTTTTCCCTCTTTACGGTGCTTGACAAGTCGTGCTTGACGAAGGACACGGAGTTGATGCGAGATGGCAGACTGGGTCATATGCAACAGCTCTGCAATGTCGCAAACACACATCTCAGCTTCAAATAGCGCTGAGATGATCTTCACGCGCGTCGTGTCGCCAAAGACTTTAAAAAGTTCGGCAAGGTCATAAAGCTTCTCTTCTTGAGGCATCTTTTTTCTGACCATTTCGATGACATTTTCATGCACAATGTCGCAACTGCAAAATTCATCGCTCATCGGTTTCTCCTCTAAATTGATGTACAAATGCTCATATGAACAATTGCTCATATATTAAACCAACTCAAATTAGAGAAAGCTTAAAATGATAGGCAAACTCAAAAAGTTTTTACATGTAAAGAAAAGGGAGGGTTGAAAATTAAACGTTTAGCCCTCGTCTCCTATAACCATTCTGTTAATTCTGATTGCCATTCTAGCCTGACTACTTTCTTTATTATTGGATAAGCGCATATGCTTGTTGCTCTTTACAGTAATCTTCTCCTGAAATAATTTTCCAGCCAACAATAGTTTTCTTTTCATCATTCTTCTTAACTAAGTAACCCCAACTACATCCTTTTGGGTACTCTGCAGGATATATATCATACTCTTCATCATAGACTTTTTTCCTATCACTCATGCCAGGATAGAGCCCACGTCCTATTTGTAAGTCCATATTTTTCTTAAAAATTTCATATGTTGAAGGTCCCATATAACACCCTGAAACTATAAACATTATTGTGAATAGGAATATATTGCTTTTTATCATTTAGGGCATCCTCTATTTTCTTCTTTTTGAATATAGTTTATCTAAAAATAAAGGGTCAGTGTTAAATTTTTAACTTTTACATGTAAAGGAAAAGAGAGGCAAAAAATTGAAAGATTTATCCCTTTTGCAAGGATAATCCAAAAATTGCTCTAATGAAACTAAATTGGCAATTTTTGGATTGAGTGAAAGGACATTTATGGCTAAACTGTCTTCAATTAACTATAAAGGAGATCAGATGAGTTTTATTAACAATGATCGTTTAGCCACAGCCGATGATGCCGTTTTTAGGATTCTTAACAATGAGTTTGAGAGGCAATCGACGCATCTTGAGATGATCGCGAGTGAGAATTTTACCTCGCGTGCGGTTATGGAAGCAACGGGAAGTATTTTTACCAACAAATACGCGGAGGGTTACCCACAAAAGCGGTATTATAATGGATGTGAATGTGCGGATGAAATCGAGCAACTTGCCATTGACAGACTGTGTGAGATTTTTGGATGTAGCTATGCCAATGTGCAACCGCATTCGGGTAGCCAAGCCAATGGTGCGGTGTATGCGGCACTTTTAAATGCAAACGATAAATTATTGGGTATGGATTTACAGCAAGGTGGTCACTTAACGCACGGCGCGAAGGTGAGTTTTTCGGGTAAAAATTATCAATCGTTTAGCTATGGTGTGGATGCAAATGGTTTGATTGATTATGCCAAGGTTTTGGAGATCGCGAAGATTGTTAAGCCTAAAATGATCGTTTGCGGTGCTTCGGCGTATGCGCGTGAGCTTGATTTTGCCAAGTTTCGAGAGATCGCGGACGCGGTGGGTGCGATTTTATTTGCTGACATCGCGCACGTTGCAGGACTTGTCGCCGCGGGTGAGCATATGAGTCCGTTTCCGCATGCGCATGTGGTGACGTCTACGACGCATAAAACCCTAAGAGGTCCAAGAGGTGGTGTGATTATGACCAATGATGAAGCGCTGGCAAAGAAGATCAATTCTGCCGTTTTCCCCGCATTGCAAGGTGGTCCTTTGTTGCATGTTATCGCGGCAAAAGCGGTGGCGTTTGGTGAAGTGTTAAAGCCCGAGTGGAAAGAGTATGCCAAGCAAGTCAAACGTAATGCCAGCGTTTTGGGCGAGGTGATGCTTGAGCGGGGTTTTGATTTGGTCAGTAGTGGAACCGATAACCATCTGATTTTGGTATCATTACTAAACAAAGATTATTCAGGCGAAGAGGCGAGCACCGCTTTGGAAAATGCAGGTATAACCGTGAATAAAAACAGTGTTCCAAACGATACGAGAAGTGCGAAATTAACCTCAGGTATTCGCATCGGTTCTGCGGCATTAACGACGCTTGGGTTGAGAGAAAAAGAGTTTGAATGGATCGCGCGGCGTATTTGCGATGTGTTGGAAAATAGAGATAATTTAGCGTTACATGTAAAGATCAAAAAAGAGTTGGTGGCGCTTTTGCAAAACTTCCAAGTATACGAAAGTGCGACGTATTAAATGACAAAATGATGAAGGAGGGGTGAGATGAGAGAGATGGAAGTGTTGCATACCAATTATCAATTGATTGAAAAAGCGATCAAATATATCGACGCGCATTTTAAAGAACAGCCTTCCATCGATGTGATTGCCAGCAGTATCGGCATGAGCAAATACCATTTTATCCGCGTGTTTAAAGAGTACGTGGGCGTGACACCCAAACAGTTTTTGCACTCGGTGACGCTTAATTACGCTAAAGAGCACATCAAAGAGTCCAAGTCTATTTTAGACAGCACACTGGACATTGGGCTCTCGAGTGTCAGCAGGTTGCACGAACTTTTTGTCAATTTAATTGGTGTGACACCCAAAGAGTGGCGCGAAAAGGGCAGGGATGTCATCATCACGTATGGGTTTGGCATCACACCTTTTGGCGAAGCGTTGATCGCTTATACCGACAAGGGCATTTGCTATTTGGGGTTTATTGACCAAAATAAAGAGGCGATTTTTACACGGTTTAAAGAGCTGTGGGAAAATGCCAATCTGATTCATGATGATCTTAAAGCGCAGACTTACTTGGAAAATATTTTCATCAACAATAAAAAGTACAATCTTTTGGTGAAAGGCACGAACCTTCAGATCAATGTCTGGAAAGCGCTTTTGAACCTTCCCAATGGGGCAGTGACGACGTACCAAGATGTTGCCAATTTCATCGAACAGCCCAATGCGGTGCGCGCCGTTGCCAGTGCCATCGGGAAAAATCACATCGGTTATCTTATTCCCTGCCATCGTGTTATTGCTAAAAGTGGGGCGATGAGTGGTTATAGTTGGGGCATTGAGCGCAAGAAAATCCTCATTGCGTACGAATCTGCTCACAAGCCAAGTCCCACGACCTTTAAGATCGCAACACAAGAAGATATTCCCAATATCTGCCAATTGCTTCAGGCTACGTTTCCAAAGCAGGCACACAATAGAGCGAAAATTGTCTCTGAAATGATTCAAAACGCAACGACCCACTCGCTGTTTCTCGCGCTAAATGAGACAAAAATAGTAGGCGTGCTGCCAGTTCTTACCAATGTATCGGTGACATCAGGGGAAAAAGTAGCGCTGTTTGAAGCGGTGATCGTGGATGAAGCTTACGCCAAAGAGCATACTATGGAAAAAGAATTGCTTGAATATGCCATCACCTCATGTACCAAAGCAGGCTGCAAAAGAGTGATGCTCTTGAGCGAAAATGCCTCGATACCGTACGAAGAATTAGGATTTGAAAAATCCAACAGAGGACTTTTTCACATACAATTTTAAATCTATTCGTTCGTGTGTAGCGCAGCGTTTCGTGCACAGTTGTATTCCTTCATATCTATTTCATTCTCCAAAAATAGGTCCGTATCAAAAATATTGTCTAAAGTATGACTCAATCTTATGGACAAAAAGTGAGCAACGATGTATCGGGGCACAATACTTTTTTATATATAATGTCTCATAGCTTTTTAAGGGGGAACACATGTCATTTAAAGGGAAAGTTATTGGAGCGCTCGGTGTTCTAATGTTCTTGAGTTTGAGTATCTTTAGTATGATTAGCTACTTTGATACGAAAAAAAATAGTGTAGTACAGATTGAAACCACGCTCAACATGGCTTCACAATCCTTGTCCGATTATATTGATCTTTGGATCAGTACCAAGAAAAATGGTGTTGAGAGTACGGCGCGTTTTATGCAAGACATTGACTTGATGACACCCAATGATCTCATTGCTAAGTTACAAGAGACCACCAAAGTTTTAGGGGCGATGGACTCTTATGTTGGATTAGAAGATGGCAGTATGACGATGGGTTCTGGATCTAAACTGCCTGCGGGATACGATCCACGTGTGAGACCGTGGTATATTAAAGCCAAGCAGACAGGAAAATTGGGAATTACCGATGTTTATATTGATGCTACTACTAACAAACCCATTGTGACAGTGATGGCACCGATTGTAAGAGAAAAAGTATTGATCGGTGTTTTGGGTGTTGATATCAGTTTAGATGCGCTGGTTAAAGCCATTGGCAATGTTAATTTCCGTGGAGGGTATGGTGTTTTACAAGATAGCAAAGGGGTGATGATTGCCCATCCTGATGCCAAACTCTTAGGAAAAGCGTTTAGTACGATTGCGCCTAGTGTATCCGAACAATTTGGCACCAATAAAGAGGGGCTTATCTACTATTCATATCAAGGCGATGAAAAAATCTTCTCTTTTAACACCTCTCTTGAGTCATCGTGGAAAATGGGCATTATTTATGATAAAAATATCGCCTATAGTTTTTTAAATCAACAGATGAGTGAACTGTTCATTGCTGGGATAGTGATGCTTGCCTTCTCTATGGGTATTATGGTTGTATTGATTAAAATATTGCTTCGTCCTTTGGATCGGCTCAACAGTATGGTCGAAGAGCTTTCAAGCAATGAAGGTGATCTTCGTCATAGGCTAAGTACCGCTTCCAATGATGAATTTGCGCGCGTTTCAGGCAATATCAATAAGTTCATTGAGAAGTTACATGAAATTGTGAAAAAATCGAAAACTATCAGCAATGAAAATGCTTCAATCTCAGAAGAGCTTTCACGAACGGCTTCTGAAGTGGTACGCAATGTAGACAGTGAATCAAAAATCATGGAAAACACGAAAGAGGATGGAATCGCTTTAGTCAAAAGCTTAGAAACTTCGGTAACGAAAGCTCAAAGTTCACAAGAAGCACTCAGTCACACGCAACATGATATCGTAGAAGTCAAAAACAAAGTGGAACAACTCGAAGCGACGATGCAAGCCACAGCCGCTAAAGAGCAAAATTTGGCAGAACGTCTTAGCAATGTTAGCCAAAATGCCAATGAGGTCAAGGATGTCTTGGGCATTATCCGTGATATTGCAGATCAAACCAATCTGTTAGCCCTCAATGCTGCCATTGAAGCAGCTCGTGCGGGGGAACATGGACGAGGATTTGCCGTAGTTGCCGATGAGGTGCGAAAATTGGCAGAACGTACACAAAAAAGTTTAGTGGAAATTGATGCGACGATCAATGTAGTGGTTCAATCTATTATGGATGCTAACACAGACATTGCTCAAAATGTTCAAGAAGTGCAATCCCTTGCAAACATTACAGCAGAATTGCAAGAGGGGATGAATAATGTTTCAAAGATTATTCATGCAACGATTGACGAGAGTCATTATACCGTCAGTGATTTTGTGTCTACCTCTACAAAAATCAAAAAAATTGTCGATGAAATGGGACAAATTACAATGATTTCAAAGGAAAATGTTGGAAGTATCGACAATGTTTCCAAAGCTTCGGAACATTTACATATCATGACTGAAAACCTCAATAATGAACTGGGTAAATTCAAGTCATAAGAGATTCAAAGTGCTCAAGTAAAGCAACATTACTTGGGCATTTTAAGCTTTTAGTCTGTACAATCTTTGCAAAAATACAAAGAGTACCCATGTTAGACAAAGAACAACTCAAAGGACTCTATGTCCTTACCGATGCAACGCTAACCCCAACAGAAAGCATGCTTGAACAAGTTGAACGTGTTTTAAAATCGGGCGTTAAAGTCATCCAATACCGTGATAAATATGCCAGTGATGAAGAAGCTGAAAAACAGTGTATTAGGCTTCAAGCTTTGTGCGATGTGTATGAGGCGATTTTTATCATCGATGATCGCTTGGAAATTGCCTATAGAATCAATGCTGATGGTTTACATGTCGGTGAGGATGATGTCAGTTACGAAGAAGCGCGAGCACGACTAGGCGAAGATAAAATCATTGGCGTTTCATGCTATGGTGACCTAGAACGTGCCAAAAAATACGCTAACCTTGGAGCAGACTACGTTGCCTTTGGCGCGTTCTTTCCTTCCCCGCACCAAACCTCACGCTAAAATGGTAGCGCCTGAAATCCTTAAAATGGCAAAAGAACAGCTGAGTGTGCCTATTTGTGCGATTGGGGGAATTAATGCGGAAAATATTCAACTGCTTTCATGCTACGATATTGCGATGTACTCTCTCATTAGTGCGGTGTACAAAGACGATGCTATCGAGGAAAATTTAGAAAAATTACAAGC encodes the following:
- a CDS encoding bacteriohemerythrin, with the translated sequence MGYWRWDASFSVGIAIIDNQHKRIIEYINELGTISIYHDKAKIRAVLAALKDYTVSHLAFEESMMEEAGYRKLEAHKQIHLSFIERINFFKERYENGEDISQQLMMDLQMWLVNHIQHEDTDYKEAVQAMLHKREISPMEEHIKDGWLATLRDKFFK
- a CDS encoding threonine/serine ThrE exporter family protein; its protein translation is MLKGFPTISKEEQTRITTVVVRVAAMLLEYGAESRLIEQLSSRLGVALGCTSIEISLIPSAIVLTTLIGDSSVTTTRRAHEQPINMSIVHQIVTICIAAEQNPRDIMMVETKLANIHSNPYPAWVIIPMIGLSCAAFSHLQGADWAGVCITFLAASVGMIVRRELSSRNYSLLIVFAFTAFVCTMIASLSFYHGLSSTGSIVLSSSVLLLVPGFPYINSMLDAFKGYISMGWGRWTQATLLTLMSSLGIMLAMGLLDIKGW
- a CDS encoding threonine/serine exporter family protein, giving the protein MILWVTLLLNSLWAAIPAVGFGMIFNVPRSALPLCAVGGAFTYGFREVLMHNHFSIELSTFIAATAIGIIGVFWSRRYVMPRPVYTVPSIIPIIPGTYAYEMMISLVSMNSDGVTDALLSSFIQNGLHAVSILFAIAFGLVLPSMYYTKRQKPII
- a CDS encoding heavy metal translocating P-type ATPase, which produces MQFHETAPSTQTCDATTGSCCSRCQPIVPDVQAHHHVQHHEGLDDSSLMEMFKSWQFITFCIGAVLFISAVLMDESNPLMFWTYLISFFLVGGEILYMAVTNLFKGHVFDENFLMGLATVGAFSIGQYPEGVAVMLFFRVGEFFQDLAVDRSRKSITKLMDIRPDFANLQSETGEQKVAPSDVALGSHIIVRPGEKIPLDGVIIEGRSTLDTSALTGESLPKEVAVGSEVLSGTINKTGVLVIETTKLFAESTVSKILDLVQNASAKKAKTEQFITTFAKYYTPLVVISAALLAFLPPLLMQDALLSDWFRRSLVFLVVSCPCALVVSIPLSFFGGIGGASKNGILVKGGNFLEALNGVDTVVFDKTGTLTKGIFSVTSITALQGHSEAEVLRLAALAEMHSNHPIALSIKRAYTEPLEAMVSEYEELAGYGVKATIEGKTVLAGNDKLLKEQGIVHETLDTPDTVVHIVIDGVHAGYLTIADEPKEDSKQAILALKALGIKDIVMLTGDNKAAADKVAKELGIAHVEAELLPHQKVEKLEELMVRKNGKGKTVFVGDGINDAPVLARSDIGIAMGGVGSDAAIEAADIVIMTDEISKVATALKIAHKTHAIVWQNIIFALGVKGIILIMGAMGIATMWEAVFGDVGVALIAVLNATRVLTHK
- a CDS encoding ArsR/SmtB family transcription factor; its protein translation is MSDEFCSCDIVHENVIEMVRKKMPQEEKLYDLAELFKVFGDTTRVKIISALFEAEMCVCDIAELLHMTQSAISHQLRVLRQARLVKHRKEGKVVFYSLDDEHIKTIFNQGLEHILEPRGFEYAIS
- a CDS encoding serine hydroxymethyltransferase, translated to MSFINNDRLATADDAVFRILNNEFERQSTHLEMIASENFTSRAVMEATGSIFTNKYAEGYPQKRYYNGCECADEIEQLAIDRLCEIFGCSYANVQPHSGSQANGAVYAALLNANDKLLGMDLQQGGHLTHGAKVSFSGKNYQSFSYGVDANGLIDYAKVLEIAKIVKPKMIVCGASAYARELDFAKFREIADAVGAILFADIAHVAGLVAAGEHMSPFPHAHVVTSTTHKTLRGPRGGVIMTNDEALAKKINSAVFPALQGGPLLHVIAAKAVAFGEVLKPEWKEYAKQVKRNASVLGEVMLERGFDLVSSGTDNHLILVSLLNKDYSGEEASTALENAGITVNKNSVPNDTRSAKLTSGIRIGSAALTTLGLREKEFEWIARRICDVLENRDNLALHVKIKKELVALLQNFQVYESATY
- a CDS encoding methylated-DNA--[protein]-cysteine S-methyltransferase, with protein sequence MREMEVLHTNYQLIEKAIKYIDAHFKEQPSIDVIASSIGMSKYHFIRVFKEYVGVTPKQFLHSVTLNYAKEHIKESKSILDSTLDIGLSSVSRLHELFVNLIGVTPKEWREKGRDVIITYGFGITPFGEALIAYTDKGICYLGFIDQNKEAIFTRFKELWENANLIHDDLKAQTYLENIFINNKKYNLLVKGTNLQINVWKALLNLPNGAVTTYQDVANFIEQPNAVRAVASAIGKNHIGYLIPCHRVIAKSGAMSGYSWGIERKKILIAYESAHKPSPTTFKIATQEDIPNICQLLQATFPKQAHNRAKIVSEMIQNATTHSLFLALNETKIVGVLPVLTNVSVTSGEKVALFEAVIVDEAYAKEHTMEKELLEYAITSCTKAGCKRVMLLSENASIPYEELGFEKSNRGLFHIQF
- a CDS encoding methyl-accepting chemotaxis protein, whose amino-acid sequence is MSFKGKVIGALGVLMFLSLSIFSMISYFDTKKNSVVQIETTLNMASQSLSDYIDLWISTKKNGVESTARFMQDIDLMTPNDLIAKLQETTKVLGAMDSYVGLEDGSMTMGSGSKLPAGYDPRVRPWYIKAKQTGKLGITDVYIDATTNKPIVTVMAPIVREKVLIGVLGVDISLDALVKAIGNVNFRGGYGVLQDSKGVMIAHPDAKLLGKAFSTIAPSVSEQFGTNKEGLIYYSYQGDEKIFSFNTSLESSWKMGIIYDKNIAYSFLNQQMSELFIAGIVMLAFSMGIMVVLIKILLRPLDRLNSMVEELSSNEGDLRHRLSTASNDEFARVSGNINKFIEKLHEIVKKSKTISNENASISEELSRTASEVVRNVDSESKIMENTKEDGIALVKSLETSVTKAQSSQEALSHTQHDIVEVKNKVEQLEATMQATAAKEQNLAERLSNVSQNANEVKDVLGIIRDIADQTNLLALNAAIEAARAGEHGRGFAVVADEVRKLAERTQKSLVEIDATINVVVQSIMDANTDIAQNVQEVQSLANITAELQEGMNNVSKIIHATIDESHYTVSDFVSTSTKIKKIVDEMGQITMISKENVGSIDNVSKASEHLHIMTENLNNELGKFKS
- a CDS encoding thiamine phosphate synthase, translated to MLDKEQLKGLYVLTDATLTPTESMLEQVERVLKSGVKVIQYRDKYASDEEAEKQCIRLQALCDVYEAIFIIDDRLEIAYRINADGLHVGEDDVSYEEARARLGEDKIIGVSCYGDLERAKKYANLGADYVAFGAFFPSPHQTSR
- a CDS encoding thiamine phosphate synthase, encoding MAKEQLSVPICAIGGINAENIQLLSCYDIAMYSLISAVYKDDAIEENLEKLQAKI